In a single window of the Mesorhizobium shangrilense genome:
- a CDS encoding tyrosine-type recombinase/integrase, producing the protein MPKLTKGVVDSAELRDKQYTIWCSDLKGFGAYIHPTGRRTYFVDYRTGDGARRRMTIGKHGVLTTEQARKVAIETLGGIVLQKADPLLERKTRRASLTVAELCDQYMKAAEKGLILGRRRNRPKKASTIEIDRGRIARHIKPLLGNKLVIDVTRADITKFVRDVSAGKTAVKNRSGKNGARVEVKGGIGTAARTTGFLGGILTYAVDEGIIPANPAQGVKLPADGVRTRRLVVGEYKALGKALSGDEAEYDTPQAVTGAWLLALTGCRLGEIEALRWTEVDEDGQCFRLADSKSGPSVRPVGREAFDVLRGALRVPGSPYVLPALRKDGGHYNGLAGAWVRFMKRAGLEGVTPHTMRHSYASVAGDLGFAESSIAALIGHAGDTVTSRYVHRLDAVLVAAANKVCGEVYRQMTGASGKVLEMPRRA; encoded by the coding sequence ATGCCAAAACTCACCAAAGGTGTCGTCGACAGCGCTGAACTGCGTGACAAGCAGTATACAATCTGGTGCTCGGATCTGAAGGGGTTCGGAGCCTACATCCACCCCACCGGACGCCGCACCTACTTCGTCGATTATCGGACCGGCGATGGCGCTCGGCGCCGGATGACGATCGGCAAGCATGGCGTGCTGACGACGGAGCAGGCCCGGAAGGTTGCGATCGAAACGCTTGGTGGCATCGTCCTTCAGAAAGCGGATCCGCTGCTCGAGCGAAAGACTCGGCGGGCATCGCTCACCGTGGCGGAGCTCTGCGACCAGTACATGAAGGCTGCTGAAAAGGGCCTGATCCTGGGTCGACGTCGCAACCGACCGAAGAAGGCTTCCACGATTGAGATCGACCGCGGCCGGATCGCGCGTCACATCAAGCCGTTGCTCGGCAACAAGCTGGTGATCGACGTCACCCGCGCCGACATCACCAAGTTCGTGAGGGATGTGTCGGCGGGGAAAACAGCCGTGAAGAATCGGTCAGGCAAGAACGGCGCGCGTGTGGAGGTGAAGGGCGGCATAGGCACTGCAGCGCGCACCACAGGCTTCTTAGGCGGCATCCTGACCTATGCCGTCGACGAGGGGATTATCCCCGCCAATCCAGCGCAGGGCGTCAAGCTGCCTGCCGATGGTGTTCGGACCCGCCGTCTTGTGGTGGGAGAGTACAAGGCGCTGGGGAAGGCGCTGAGCGGCGATGAAGCAGAGTACGACACTCCGCAGGCGGTGACCGGAGCGTGGCTCCTGGCGCTCACGGGCTGCCGTCTCGGCGAAATTGAAGCGCTTCGTTGGACGGAAGTCGACGAGGACGGACAATGCTTCCGACTTGCCGACAGCAAAAGCGGGCCGTCAGTGCGCCCGGTAGGGCGTGAGGCGTTCGATGTGCTGCGCGGCGCTCTACGCGTTCCCGGTAGTCCCTACGTGCTCCCTGCCCTGCGCAAGGACGGCGGCCACTACAACGGTCTTGCTGGGGCGTGGGTGCGGTTCATGAAACGGGCTGGGCTCGAGGGGGTCACGCCCCACACCATGCGCCACAGCTACGCCTCTGTCGCTGGCGACCTGGGCTTCGCTGAAAGCTCGATTGCAGCGCTGATCGGCCATGCCGGGGATACCGTGACCAGCAGGTACGTCCACCGGCTCGACGCGGTGTTGGTGGCAGCTGCGAACAAGGTGTGCGGTGAAGTCTACCGGCAGATGACGGGCGCCAGCGGCAAGGTGCTTGAGATGCCGAGGAGAGCTTAA
- a CDS encoding ABC transporter permease, whose translation MSRVARALLERLVGMLIVLALVVTVVFIIVRVTPGDPAAVMLGSDATPEDIADLRTRLGLDAPLLVQYGQFVLGILKGDLGQSIFLGQPVTQALASRAEPTFFLTLFSILIAVTIALPVGILSAVRRGTLFDQIVVTLTMVAASIPSFWLGLILIQVFAVGQGWFPASGYGGPDTGFLERLHHLVLPAIALGVVNSALITRFTRAAMLDVLSDDYVRTARAKGAGELRVILKHALKNALVPIITVIGLSIAMLVAGAVVTETVFGLPGIGNLVVSAVLRRDYPVIQGALLVVAAIYVLINFGVDMLYILVDPRVRL comes from the coding sequence ATGTCGAGGGTCGCTCGGGCGCTGTTGGAACGACTGGTGGGCATGTTGATCGTGCTCGCCCTCGTGGTGACGGTCGTCTTCATCATCGTGCGGGTGACCCCCGGCGATCCGGCCGCCGTGATGCTCGGCTCGGACGCCACGCCGGAAGACATCGCTGATCTGCGCACCAGGCTGGGCCTCGATGCGCCGCTGCTCGTCCAGTACGGCCAGTTCGTGCTGGGCATCCTCAAGGGCGACCTCGGCCAGTCGATCTTCCTCGGCCAGCCGGTCACCCAGGCGCTGGCGAGCCGCGCCGAGCCGACCTTCTTCCTCACTTTGTTCTCGATCCTCATTGCGGTGACCATCGCGCTGCCGGTCGGCATCCTGTCGGCGGTGCGGCGCGGCACCCTGTTCGACCAGATCGTCGTCACCCTGACCATGGTGGCGGCCAGCATCCCGAGTTTTTGGCTGGGGCTGATCCTGATCCAGGTCTTCGCCGTCGGCCAGGGCTGGTTCCCGGCCTCCGGCTATGGCGGGCCCGACACCGGCTTCCTCGAGCGGCTGCACCACCTGGTGCTGCCGGCGATCGCGCTCGGCGTCGTCAACTCGGCGCTGATCACCCGCTTCACCCGCGCCGCCATGCTCGACGTGCTCAGCGACGACTATGTGCGCACGGCGCGCGCCAAGGGCGCCGGCGAGCTGCGGGTCATCCTAAAACATGCGCTGAAGAACGCGCTGGTGCCGATCATCACCGTGATCGGCCTGTCGATCGCCATGCTGGTCGCCGGCGCGGTGGTCACCGAGACGGTGTTCGGGCTGCCCGGCATCGGCAACCTGGTGGTGTCGGCGGTGCTGCGGCGCGACTATCCCGTCATCCAGGGGGCGCTGCTGGTCGTCGCCGCCATCTACGTGCTGATCAATTTCGGCGTCGACATGCTCTATATCCTCGTCGATCCGCGGGTGCGGCTGTGA
- the dgoD gene encoding galactonate dehydratase: protein MKITRIRTTVVNAEMRNWVFVKVETDTPGLYGWGEATLEWKTRAVVGAVEDLEPLLLGQDPRDIEQCVRIMHKHGFWRMGSIGASAISGIEVALWDILGKDLNAPVWRLLGGKTRDKVPVYTHLGLGDMKSVYETMQVGPLVDSALKVVEAGYKALKVVFVPYTHYTTTIRNVDHVGKLMMGLREAVGDDIEIMVDFHGRPASVSAAMDYINVLAPGRPLFVEEPVPPGDPLLMAQVTERSPVPIATGERLIGRAEFDPLFARRAIHIAQPDIAHTGGLSEARKIAAAAETAGIGIAPHNPLGPIAGITALHFDIATPNFVIQEEMTGSVPWYGEVVEGPINRVDGAWQIPDKPGLGLEVNEAACAKHPFAAEIYHARNAVLDDGTVVDW, encoded by the coding sequence GTGAAGATCACAAGGATACGCACCACGGTCGTCAACGCCGAGATGCGGAACTGGGTATTCGTGAAGGTCGAAACGGATACTCCCGGGCTCTATGGCTGGGGCGAGGCGACGCTCGAGTGGAAGACGCGGGCCGTGGTCGGCGCCGTCGAGGACCTGGAGCCGCTGCTGCTCGGACAGGATCCGAGGGACATCGAGCAGTGCGTGCGCATCATGCACAAGCACGGCTTCTGGCGCATGGGCTCCATCGGCGCGTCGGCGATCTCCGGCATCGAGGTCGCGCTCTGGGACATCCTGGGCAAGGACCTGAACGCGCCGGTCTGGCGTCTGCTCGGCGGCAAGACGCGCGACAAGGTGCCCGTCTACACTCATCTCGGGCTGGGCGACATGAAGTCCGTCTACGAGACGATGCAGGTCGGCCCGCTGGTCGACAGCGCGCTGAAAGTCGTCGAGGCCGGATACAAGGCGCTCAAGGTCGTGTTCGTCCCCTACACCCACTACACGACCACCATCCGCAACGTCGACCATGTCGGCAAGCTGATGATGGGCCTCAGGGAGGCGGTGGGCGACGACATCGAGATCATGGTCGACTTCCACGGACGTCCGGCGTCCGTCTCGGCCGCGATGGACTACATCAACGTGCTCGCACCCGGGCGGCCGCTGTTCGTCGAGGAGCCGGTGCCGCCGGGCGATCCGCTGCTGATGGCGCAGGTCACCGAGCGCTCGCCGGTTCCCATCGCCACGGGCGAACGGCTGATCGGCCGGGCCGAGTTCGATCCCCTGTTCGCCAGGCGGGCCATTCACATCGCACAGCCCGACATCGCCCATACGGGCGGGCTCTCGGAGGCCCGCAAGATCGCGGCCGCGGCAGAAACGGCGGGAATCGGCATTGCGCCGCACAACCCGCTCGGCCCGATCGCCGGCATCACCGCCCTGCACTTCGACATCGCCACGCCGAACTTCGTCATCCAGGAAGAAATGACCGGCTCGGTGCCATGGTACGGCGAGGTCGTCGAGGGGCCGATCAACAGGGTCGACGGCGCCTGGCAGATCCCGGACAAGCCGGGCCTCGGCCTCGAGGTCAACGAAGCGGCATGCGCAAAGCATCCGTTCGCCGCCGAGATCTACCACGCGAGGAACGCAGTGCTCGACGACGGAACCGTCGTCGACTGGTGA
- a CDS encoding ABC transporter ATP-binding protein has protein sequence MTLSSPKTPPVLSVEKLTTSFRTAEGWRAVIRDISFEVAAGETVAIVGESGSGKSVTALSAMRLLPPGKSRCEGRILLDGRDLLKASEAEMRAVRGGAIGMIFQEPMTSLNPVFTIGNQLAEALVLHQAMGWTAAEAEAVRLMERVRIPAARTRLHEYPHKFSGGMRQRVMIAMALACRPKLLIADEPTTALDVTIQAEILHLIRELQAEENMAVLFITHDMGVVAEVADRTVVMLRGDLVETGPTQAIFDAPQQVYTKALLASIPRLGAMSGSEVPRRFPEVDPATGEAVDGRAMDAAAKDAAPILTVSDLAVRFDLPNGRIHAVEDVSFDLRPGETLALVGESGCGKSTTGRAILRLVQPTAGAIVVDGHDMKTAGARELRAMRRTSQMIFQDPFASLNPRITVGSAIAEPILAHGLMGKAAAKARVAELLEQVGLAAAMAERYPHEFSGGQRQRISIARALALDPKLIVADEAVSALDVSVKAQVSNLLLDIQQQRGLAYLFISHDMAVVERISHRVAVMYLGEIVEIGPRAAIFDNPQHPYTRRLIAAVPVPDPSRRGALTRPALGEEIKSPLRPYDYTPPKRTYREVSPGHFVQDQDG, from the coding sequence ATGACGCTATCCAGCCCCAAAACCCCGCCGGTGCTGTCGGTGGAGAAGCTGACCACCTCGTTCCGCACGGCCGAGGGCTGGCGGGCGGTGATCCGCGACATCAGCTTCGAGGTCGCGGCCGGCGAGACGGTGGCCATCGTCGGCGAATCCGGCTCCGGCAAGAGCGTCACGGCGCTGTCGGCGATGCGCCTGCTGCCGCCGGGCAAGTCGCGCTGCGAAGGCCGCATCCTGCTCGACGGCCGCGACCTGCTGAAGGCGTCGGAGGCGGAGATGCGCGCCGTGCGCGGCGGCGCGATCGGCATGATCTTCCAGGAGCCGATGACCTCGCTCAACCCGGTCTTCACCATCGGCAACCAGCTGGCCGAGGCGCTGGTGCTGCACCAGGCCATGGGCTGGACGGCGGCCGAGGCGGAAGCCGTCAGGCTGATGGAGCGCGTCCGCATCCCGGCGGCCAGGACCCGGCTGCACGAATATCCGCACAAATTCTCCGGCGGCATGCGCCAGCGCGTGATGATCGCCATGGCGCTCGCCTGCCGGCCAAAGCTGCTCATCGCCGACGAGCCGACGACGGCGCTCGACGTCACCATCCAGGCCGAGATCCTGCACCTGATCCGCGAGCTGCAGGCCGAGGAGAACATGGCCGTGCTGTTCATCACGCACGACATGGGCGTGGTGGCCGAGGTGGCCGACCGCACCGTCGTCATGCTGCGCGGCGACCTCGTCGAGACCGGCCCCACCCAGGCGATCTTCGACGCGCCGCAGCAGGTCTACACCAAGGCGCTGCTCGCCTCGATCCCGCGGCTCGGCGCAATGAGCGGCAGCGAGGTCCCGCGGCGCTTTCCCGAGGTCGACCCAGCCACCGGCGAGGCGGTCGACGGCCGCGCCATGGACGCCGCGGCCAAGGACGCCGCTCCCATCCTGACGGTCTCCGACCTGGCGGTGCGCTTCGACCTGCCCAACGGCCGCATCCACGCGGTCGAGGACGTCTCCTTCGACCTGCGGCCGGGCGAGACGCTGGCGCTGGTCGGCGAATCCGGCTGCGGCAAGTCGACCACCGGCCGCGCCATCCTCAGGCTGGTGCAGCCGACGGCCGGCGCGATCGTCGTCGACGGCCACGACATGAAGACGGCCGGGGCGCGCGAGCTGCGCGCCATGCGGCGCACCTCGCAGATGATCTTCCAGGACCCGTTCGCCTCGCTCAATCCGCGCATCACCGTCGGCTCGGCCATCGCCGAACCGATCCTGGCGCACGGCCTGATGGGCAAGGCGGCGGCCAAGGCGCGCGTCGCCGAGCTGCTCGAGCAGGTCGGCCTGGCGGCGGCGATGGCGGAGCGCTATCCGCACGAATTCTCCGGCGGCCAGCGTCAGCGCATCTCGATCGCCCGCGCCCTGGCGCTCGACCCGAAGCTGATCGTCGCCGACGAGGCGGTGTCGGCGCTCGACGTCTCGGTCAAGGCGCAGGTCTCCAACCTGCTGCTCGACATCCAGCAGCAGCGCGGCCTGGCCTACCTGTTCATCTCGCACGACATGGCCGTCGTCGAGCGCATCAGCCACCGCGTCGCCGTCATGTATCTCGGCGAGATCGTCGAGATCGGGCCGCGCGCCGCGATCTTCGACAATCCGCAGCATCCCTACACCCGGCGCCTCATCGCCGCGGTCCCGGTCCCCGACCCGTCGCGCCGCGGCGCGCTCACCCGCCCGGCCCTCGGCGAGGAGATCAAGAGCCCGCTCCGCCCCTACGACTACACCCCGCCCAAACGCACCTACCGCGAGGTCTCGCCAGGCCACTTCGTCCAGGACCAGGACGGCTGA
- a CDS encoding MurR/RpiR family transcriptional regulator translates to MELFHALTDEDGRLSGQERRLADCVLEDVDFVVNSSIVDLAERAGVSPPTVTRLCRRLGCDGYSDFKVRLAKSTYVGLRYLKPEAPSATPAEVAEDIVTKAQNALFTMHRQLDIDVMDKAAHMLRGAEFIQAFGASGNSAMIVNELHNRLFRLGCRISASNDHNMNLMISAAIQPGAVVFGSSITGRDRGLLDCLELLRRRDVPTIVITQGNSPVAEAADLVIAIEMPEGKNIFRPTSTRYAYLAVIDILANLVAYADRNRSAKTLRNIKEELVRRRDGDDRQLLGD, encoded by the coding sequence ATGGAACTCTTTCACGCCCTCACCGATGAGGACGGCAGGCTCTCCGGGCAGGAAAGGCGGCTGGCGGACTGCGTGCTCGAGGACGTCGATTTCGTCGTCAATTCGTCCATCGTGGATCTGGCGGAGCGGGCGGGCGTCTCGCCCCCGACGGTGACGCGCCTGTGCCGCCGGCTGGGCTGTGATGGCTATTCGGACTTCAAGGTGCGACTGGCGAAGTCGACCTATGTCGGACTGCGCTACCTGAAGCCCGAAGCGCCGAGCGCCACGCCGGCCGAGGTCGCCGAGGATATCGTGACCAAGGCGCAGAACGCTCTGTTCACGATGCACCGGCAGCTCGACATCGACGTGATGGACAAGGCCGCGCACATGTTGCGCGGGGCCGAGTTCATCCAGGCCTTCGGGGCGAGCGGCAACTCGGCGATGATCGTCAACGAGCTGCACAACCGGCTGTTCCGGCTGGGCTGCCGCATCAGCGCGTCGAACGACCACAACATGAATCTGATGATTTCGGCCGCCATCCAGCCGGGGGCGGTGGTGTTCGGCTCGTCCATCACCGGCCGCGACCGCGGCCTCCTGGACTGCCTCGAATTGCTGCGGCGACGCGACGTTCCGACCATCGTCATCACGCAGGGCAACTCGCCCGTGGCCGAGGCAGCCGACCTGGTCATCGCGATCGAGATGCCGGAAGGCAAGAACATTTTCCGCCCGACCTCGACGCGATACGCCTATCTGGCGGTGATCGACATCCTCGCCAACCTGGTGGCCTATGCCGACCGCAACCGCTCGGCCAAGACGCTGCGCAACATCAAGGAAGAACTGGTGCGCCGCCGCGACGGCGACGACCGTCAACTGCTGGGCGACTGA
- a CDS encoding ABC transporter substrate-binding protein, whose product MKRALFLTTLAAALATTSGLAMAQATDGVLTVATIGEPPTLDAMQTPTDIVLTIDQHIFETLYTYDAQWKSVPLLAAAMPEISEDGLTYRIALREGVKFHDGSDFDSKDVVASLQRWMAINSKGKQVAAIVDSIAEDGANAVVIKLKSRYAPLLATLSQASIIIPSETIADTLTQFVGTGPYALKERKPDQYTQLIRFDGYKSPEGEPSNFAGKREAIAKEIRFVPVPDANTRVEGLISGQFDFADSLPVSAYDRVEASGTAKPVIFENTGWLSLNMNMKEGLLTNKALRQAVQAALNPSDMMLAAFSDERFFSVDGSLFPKGSFWNTEDGVARYGGEDAEQAAELVKQAGYDGTPLRILTSRQYEFHYKIGEVAKAYLEAAGFKVDMQVVDWATLTTRRADPGQWDIFITHSNFPGDPTTINTITDTYPGWYVSDAKAKAVAAYMDATTDDAKLEAWKGIQTVIYDDAPLYKVGNFNALSGLSAAVTGYTPTYWPHFWNVTPKQ is encoded by the coding sequence ATGAAACGTGCACTATTTCTGACGACGCTGGCCGCTGCGCTGGCGACGACCAGCGGACTGGCGATGGCCCAGGCGACTGACGGCGTGCTGACCGTCGCCACCATCGGCGAGCCGCCGACGCTCGACGCCATGCAGACGCCGACCGACATCGTGCTGACCATCGACCAGCACATCTTCGAGACGCTCTACACCTACGACGCACAGTGGAAGTCCGTGCCGCTGCTGGCGGCGGCCATGCCCGAGATTTCCGAGGACGGCCTGACCTACCGCATCGCGCTGCGCGAGGGCGTAAAATTCCATGACGGCAGCGATTTCGACTCCAAGGACGTCGTCGCCTCGCTGCAGCGCTGGATGGCCATCAACTCGAAGGGCAAGCAGGTCGCCGCCATCGTCGACAGCATCGCGGAGGACGGCGCCAACGCCGTCGTCATCAAGCTGAAGTCGCGTTACGCGCCGTTGCTGGCGACGCTCTCCCAGGCCTCCATCATCATCCCGTCGGAGACGATCGCGGACACGCTGACCCAGTTCGTCGGCACCGGTCCCTATGCGCTGAAGGAGCGCAAGCCCGACCAGTACACGCAGCTCATCCGCTTCGACGGCTACAAGTCGCCGGAAGGCGAGCCGAGCAATTTTGCCGGCAAGCGCGAGGCCATTGCCAAGGAAATCCGCTTCGTCCCGGTGCCGGACGCCAATACCCGCGTCGAGGGACTGATCTCGGGCCAGTTCGACTTCGCCGACTCCCTGCCGGTCAGCGCCTATGATCGCGTCGAGGCGAGCGGCACCGCCAAGCCCGTCATCTTCGAGAACACCGGCTGGCTGTCGCTCAACATGAACATGAAGGAGGGCCTGCTCACCAACAAGGCGCTCCGCCAGGCCGTGCAGGCGGCGCTCAATCCGTCCGACATGATGCTGGCGGCGTTCTCCGACGAGCGCTTCTTCAGCGTCGACGGCTCGCTGTTCCCCAAAGGCTCGTTCTGGAACACCGAGGATGGCGTGGCCCGCTACGGCGGCGAGGACGCGGAGCAGGCGGCAGAACTCGTCAAGCAGGCCGGCTATGACGGCACGCCGTTGCGCATCCTGACCAGCCGCCAGTACGAGTTCCACTACAAGATCGGCGAGGTGGCCAAGGCCTATCTCGAGGCCGCCGGCTTCAAGGTCGACATGCAGGTTGTGGACTGGGCGACGCTGACCACCCGCCGCGCCGACCCGGGGCAGTGGGACATCTTCATCACCCACTCCAACTTCCCCGGCGATCCGACGACGATCAACACCATCACGGATACCTATCCGGGCTGGTACGTGTCGGATGCGAAGGCCAAGGCGGTGGCCGCCTACATGGACGCCACCACCGACGACGCCAAGCTCGAAGCCTGGAAGGGCATCCAGACGGTCATCTACGACGACGCGCCGCTCTACAAGGTCGGCAACTTCAATGCGCTCTCGGGCCTGTCCGCGGCGGTCACCGGCTACACGCCGACCTACTGGCCGCATTTCTGGAACGTGACGCCGAAGCAGTGA
- a CDS encoding ABC transporter permease, which translates to MPLASGLRQLFRNRAIACGAIILLIVVLAALLAPWIAPYAPNKLSIVNKLKAPSLTHFFGTDEFGRDIFSRAIYAGRISLLVSLGVVCISTLLGVFLGVAAGFFRKLDAPISRLLDAMMSFPDILLAIALVAALGPSLTTVILALGITYAPRLARIVRGSTLVLRELPYIEAAVALGLPTWQVLLRHVLLNLASPILVQATFVFASAMLAEASLSFLGVGVSTDMPTWGTMLASGREFMNNAPWLMVFPGLAIVFSVLSLQLLGDGLRDLVDPRLSKER; encoded by the coding sequence TTGCCGCTCGCGTCGGGCCTGCGCCAGCTGTTCCGGAACCGCGCCATCGCCTGCGGCGCCATCATCCTGCTGATCGTGGTGCTCGCCGCCCTCCTGGCGCCGTGGATCGCGCCCTACGCGCCCAACAAGCTGTCGATCGTCAACAAGCTCAAGGCGCCGTCGCTGACCCATTTCTTCGGCACCGACGAGTTCGGCCGCGACATCTTCTCGCGCGCCATCTATGCCGGCCGCATCTCGCTGCTGGTCAGCCTCGGCGTCGTCTGCATCTCGACCCTGCTCGGCGTCTTCCTCGGCGTCGCCGCCGGCTTCTTCCGCAAGCTCGACGCGCCGATCTCGCGGCTGCTCGACGCCATGATGTCGTTCCCCGACATCCTGCTCGCCATCGCCCTGGTGGCCGCGCTCGGGCCGTCGCTGACGACGGTGATCCTGGCGCTCGGCATCACCTATGCGCCGCGCCTCGCCCGCATCGTGCGCGGCTCGACGCTGGTGCTGCGCGAACTGCCCTATATCGAGGCGGCGGTGGCGCTCGGGCTGCCCACCTGGCAGGTGCTGCTGCGCCACGTGCTGCTCAACCTCGCCTCGCCGATCCTCGTCCAGGCGACCTTCGTCTTCGCCTCGGCGATGCTGGCGGAGGCGAGCCTGTCGTTCCTCGGCGTCGGCGTCTCCACCGACATGCCGACCTGGGGCACGATGCTGGCCTCGGGCCGCGAGTTCATGAACAACGCGCCCTGGCTGATGGTGTTTCCGGGGCTGGCCATCGTCTTCTCGGTGCTGTCGCTGCAGCTCCTGGGCGACGGCCTGCGCGACCTCGTCGACCCGCGCCTGTCGAAAGAGCGCTGA